From Candidatus Binatota bacterium, one genomic window encodes:
- a CDS encoding TldD/PmbA family protein — protein MQGTARGRAVSSTGGSVSPRDPLEICKQLVDMAIDAGAEQAEAMVESGRGVETNIESGEVHTVQSREETVFGLRVISQGSKAFVTANDVSERSLADSIKEALAQASVIPADEANAFAPTGDSTTVEGLYDPAIEEMTVADSSRLAAALAEAVKSRDPRVTIDSGSVSFSIERSALVNSLGIEKAKSATMAGGSLFGMAVDGEDIASFDYDSESSCKLDGFEAALLKTADRFTDKCLAGLGAGEGLSYRGPVVLSPEAVAEFLLSNLMGALCADTVRKGRSPLADKLEQVIACEAFSLVDDATLDSMVTSSPFDREGVATAKTTIIEDGRLRTFLFNQHEATLTGGDARSTGHAAGSASSPPGIGPSYLELAAGEESNLLASDGGPVVLVNRFSGSTNAVTGDFSGVVKNGFLVENGQRRPIRETMIAGNLFEALRDISALSSERRLVGSSALVPSARIENVSVTAG, from the coding sequence ATGCAAGGCACTGCTCGGGGGCGAGCAGTGAGCTCGACAGGGGGGAGTGTTTCGCCCCGGGATCCGCTGGAGATCTGCAAACAACTGGTCGACATGGCCATTGACGCCGGCGCCGAACAGGCCGAAGCCATGGTCGAAAGCGGCCGCGGGGTAGAAACCAACATCGAGTCGGGCGAAGTGCACACCGTTCAGTCCCGCGAGGAAACCGTGTTCGGGCTCAGGGTAATAAGCCAGGGCTCGAAGGCCTTCGTCACCGCCAACGACGTATCGGAGAGGAGCCTGGCCGACAGCATAAAAGAGGCGCTCGCCCAGGCTTCGGTCATCCCGGCCGACGAGGCCAACGCCTTCGCGCCCACGGGTGACAGCACTACCGTCGAGGGCCTTTACGACCCGGCGATCGAAGAAATGACAGTGGCCGACTCCAGCCGCCTCGCCGCTGCTCTGGCCGAGGCCGTCAAGTCGCGCGACCCGCGCGTCACCATCGACTCGGGGTCGGTGAGCTTTTCGATCGAGCGCAGCGCGCTCGTCAACTCGCTGGGAATCGAGAAAGCAAAATCAGCTACGATGGCCGGCGGATCCCTGTTCGGCATGGCCGTGGACGGAGAAGACATTGCCAGCTTTGACTACGACAGCGAGTCGAGCTGCAAGCTGGACGGCTTCGAAGCGGCGTTGCTCAAGACGGCAGATCGTTTCACCGACAAGTGCCTGGCGGGGCTGGGTGCCGGCGAGGGCCTTAGTTACCGCGGCCCCGTTGTGCTGTCTCCCGAAGCCGTTGCCGAGTTCCTTCTGTCAAACCTGATGGGGGCGTTGTGCGCCGACACCGTCCGCAAGGGCCGGAGCCCCCTGGCCGACAAGCTCGAGCAGGTCATCGCCTGCGAGGCTTTCAGCCTGGTCGACGACGCGACCCTCGACTCGATGGTGACCTCGAGTCCCTTTGATCGCGAAGGCGTGGCGACGGCAAAAACCACCATCATCGAGGACGGGCGGCTGCGCACCTTTCTGTTTAACCAGCACGAAGCGACGCTCACCGGTGGCGACGCCCGCTCGACCGGCCACGCCGCGGGGTCGGCCTCATCCCCTCCGGGTATTGGCCCGAGCTACCTCGAGCTGGCCGCCGGTGAAGAAAGCAATCTACTGGCGAGCGACGGCGGCCCCGTCGTACTCGTCAACCGTTTTTCGGGCAGCACCAACGCGGTGACTGGAGACTTTTCGGGCGTGGTCAAGAACGGCTTCCTGGTCGAAAACGGACAGCGCCGGCCGATACGCGAAACCATGATAGCCGGAAACCTGTTCGAAGCCCTGCGCGACATAAGCGCTCTCTCGTCCGAGCGCAGATTGGTCGGCAGCTCTGCGCTCGTGCCCTCGGCGAGAATCGAAAACGTATCGGTGACCGCGGGCTGA
- a CDS encoding YggS family pyridoxal phosphate-dependent enzyme: MWTTSSACPWRSSRPRSRAGEFGRCSKEGETVAVADNLAEVRERLAAAAARAGRAARPPRLVVVTKNQPDEALLEAARAGQLDLGENYLQKALPRMQIAGLEDVRWHLVGRLQSNKAKRAADAFYLLHGIDSASAGRALSRAVVALGEAAAPCRLLMQIKLGGDQGRAGVEEAQAEQLLRQLADMPGLSIEGLTGVADPGQEARPQFERLRLLQERLRGLELPRAAMVEISAGMSADYEDAIMEGSTMVRIGRAVFGQREGGES, translated from the coding sequence GTGTGGACAACGTCATCGGCCTGCCCGTGGCGCAGCTCGAGGCCCCGCTCGCGCGCCGGGGAGTTCGGCCGCTGCAGCAAGGAGGGGGAGACGGTGGCGGTAGCCGATAATCTCGCCGAGGTCAGGGAGCGTCTGGCCGCGGCGGCTGCCCGTGCCGGCCGTGCCGCCCGCCCGCCGCGCCTGGTGGTCGTCACCAAGAACCAGCCCGACGAAGCCCTGCTGGAGGCGGCCAGGGCGGGGCAGCTCGACCTAGGTGAGAACTACCTGCAGAAGGCCCTGCCACGTATGCAGATCGCAGGCCTCGAAGACGTTCGCTGGCATCTCGTGGGACGCTTGCAGTCGAACAAGGCCAAGCGGGCAGCCGACGCTTTTTACCTGCTGCACGGTATCGACTCGGCTTCGGCCGGCCGGGCCTTGTCACGCGCTGTTGTCGCACTGGGAGAAGCGGCCGCGCCTTGCCGCTTGTTGATGCAGATCAAACTTGGCGGCGACCAGGGGCGGGCCGGCGTAGAAGAGGCCCAGGCCGAGCAGCTCTTGAGGCAGTTGGCCGACATGCCCGGGCTGAGCATCGAAGGCCTTACCGGTGTGGCCGACCCGGGGCAGGAGGCTCGCCCACAGTTTGAACGGCTGCGATTACTGCAGGAAAGACTGCGGGGGCTCGAGCTGCCGCGGGCAGCGATGGTTGAGATATCGGCCGGCATGTCGGCTGACTACGAGGATGCGATCATGGAGGGTTCAACGATGGTAAGGATAGGCAGGGCTGTGTTCGGGCAACGTGAAGGGGGCGAGTCGTGA
- a CDS encoding hydantoinase/oxoprolinase family protein — MCRQDRGRRQQRHHRQEGGHGHERERVPGYGNRRRRTHRPSFLPHPATPARARPGGVVKAGRQRLLTAADGNSWDGQRLAPRARGRIERVQSNAQGRLEVGVDTGGTFTDVVYRRSDGSSGWCKLLSTPDDPGRAVLDALARLFDGTPPDRLGYGTTVATNAMLQRQGARTALVTTAGFEDLLEIGRQARPELYRLEPRREQPLLAGNMSFGLAERSAADGKALLRPDKGALDQLASKLRRARVESIAVCLLHSHVNPAHEKAVGEALRQLGVPVTLSQQLSPEPGEYERASTAVANAFVRPRVERHLEDLALKCGTTDFRVMQSSGGCLGVKTVSREPVRSMLSGPAGGVAAAFEVMRAVDLEQAVTLDMGGTSTDVTLINGSIPLTNTTVIGGIPLRCPAVDIHTVGAGGGSIASVDAGGALKVGPASAGATPGPACYGRGSEPTVTDANALLGRLAGGGLLGGEMPVDLARARRVMTRLGKRMGSLSAERAAEGVLRIVEANMERAIRRITIERGQDPRGATLLGFGGAAGLHACAVADSLQMVSVLLPCNPGLLSAGGVLEGSFSRDLRAALSLQDPNIGELRQRCLALEKQACAELLQQGCRPGQIRLSRSVGLRYLGQSSEIEVPLKPGFRAAFDREHHRLFHHHDESRPVEACALHVTATEARRRRRRTVATVGRSRTPTPAHNVSVYLDGRKRRLPLYRRDDLVMGDRFVGPALVTEYSSTSLIATGWTARVDAESNLRLEKDGG; from the coding sequence TTGTGCCGCCAGGACCGAGGACGCCGACAACAGCGTCACCACCGTCAAGAAGGCGGCCACGGCCATGAGAGAGAACGTGTGCCGGGCTACGGCAACAGGCGTAGAAGAACGCATCGCCCTTCATTCTTACCCCACCCGGCTACGCCCGCAAGAGCGCGACCGGGCGGAGTTGTTAAAGCCGGGCGGCAACGGCTATTGACTGCCGCTGACGGCAACTCGTGGGACGGGCAGCGCCTTGCGCCACGGGCCCGCGGTAGAATCGAACGCGTGCAGAGCAATGCTCAAGGCAGACTCGAGGTAGGCGTAGACACCGGTGGGACTTTCACCGACGTGGTCTACCGCCGTTCGGACGGTAGCAGCGGTTGGTGCAAGCTGTTGTCCACGCCCGACGATCCCGGCCGCGCGGTACTCGACGCCTTGGCGCGCCTGTTCGACGGAACTCCCCCCGACCGCCTGGGCTACGGCACCACCGTAGCCACCAACGCTATGTTGCAGCGGCAAGGCGCGCGCACCGCACTGGTCACCACCGCGGGTTTCGAAGACCTGCTCGAAATCGGCAGGCAGGCCCGCCCCGAACTCTACCGGCTGGAGCCGCGACGCGAGCAACCCCTGCTGGCAGGAAACATGAGCTTCGGCCTGGCCGAACGAAGCGCGGCCGACGGCAAAGCCCTGCTGCGCCCCGACAAGGGAGCTCTCGACCAACTGGCCAGCAAGCTGCGACGAGCGCGGGTCGAATCGATAGCCGTGTGCCTGCTGCACTCCCACGTCAACCCGGCCCACGAAAAAGCCGTGGGTGAGGCCCTGCGCCAACTCGGCGTACCGGTGACCCTTTCGCAACAGCTCTCGCCCGAACCCGGAGAGTACGAGCGCGCCTCGACCGCGGTGGCCAACGCCTTCGTGCGCCCGCGGGTGGAACGGCACCTCGAAGATCTCGCGCTGAAGTGCGGAACTACCGATTTCCGCGTCATGCAATCCTCGGGTGGCTGCCTGGGCGTAAAGACGGTGAGCCGCGAGCCGGTTCGCAGCATGCTCTCGGGGCCAGCGGGCGGAGTCGCGGCGGCCTTCGAGGTCATGCGCGCAGTTGACCTTGAGCAAGCCGTGACGCTCGACATGGGGGGCACCTCCACCGACGTCACGCTGATCAACGGGTCTATCCCTCTCACCAACACCACCGTTATCGGTGGCATCCCGCTGCGCTGCCCGGCCGTGGACATTCACACGGTGGGCGCCGGCGGCGGTTCGATAGCGTCGGTCGATGCCGGCGGCGCGCTCAAGGTAGGACCGGCGAGCGCGGGTGCCACGCCCGGCCCCGCCTGTTACGGGCGAGGAAGCGAACCCACGGTAACCGACGCCAACGCGTTGCTCGGACGACTCGCCGGCGGCGGACTGCTCGGCGGTGAAATGCCTGTCGATCTTGCGCGGGCACGCCGGGTGATGACCCGACTGGGCAAGCGCATGGGCAGCCTGTCGGCCGAACGTGCCGCCGAGGGCGTGCTCCGGATAGTGGAGGCCAACATGGAGAGGGCAATTCGCCGCATAACCATAGAGCGTGGCCAGGACCCGCGCGGCGCGACCCTGCTGGGCTTCGGCGGTGCGGCGGGCCTGCACGCCTGCGCGGTGGCCGATTCGCTGCAGATGGTCAGCGTGCTGCTCCCCTGCAACCCCGGCCTGCTTTCGGCAGGGGGAGTGCTGGAGGGCAGCTTCAGCCGCGACCTGAGGGCCGCGCTGTCACTGCAGGACCCCAACATCGGCGAGCTCAGGCAACGCTGCCTCGCGCTCGAAAAACAGGCCTGTGCCGAGCTGCTGCAACAAGGCTGCCGGCCGGGTCAGATACGGCTGAGCCGAAGCGTGGGGCTGCGCTACCTCGGCCAATCAAGCGAAATCGAAGTGCCGCTGAAGCCAGGCTTCCGCGCCGCTTTTGACCGCGAGCACCACAGGCTGTTTCACCACCACGACGAATCGCGGCCGGTGGAGGCCTGCGCGCTGCACGTAACCGCAACCGAAGCCCGCCGCCGCAGGCGCAGGACCGTGGCCACGGTTGGCCGTAGCAGGACCCCGACGCCCGCGCATAACGTGAGCGTGTATCTCGATGGCAGAAAACGAAGGCTGCCGTTGTACCGTCGCGACGACCTCGTGATGGGGGACCGTTTCGTGGGGCCAGCCTTGGTGACCGAGTACAGTTCTACCTCGCTGATTGCTACCGGTTGGACCGCCCGCGTGGACGCCGAGTCTAACCTGCGGCTGGAGAAAGACGGTGGCTGA
- a CDS encoding zinc ribbon domain-containing protein, which produces MPIYEYECPVCGVFEHPQSMSDDPLSRCATKGCRRKVKRLISSSSFQLKGGGWYSEGYQKGSGDDSSKDKSAASPASSSAGSSSDSSSSSGSDSSPASGSSKGSGKSSSKTSAKKPTK; this is translated from the coding sequence GTGCCAATCTACGAATACGAGTGCCCCGTCTGCGGGGTTTTTGAACACCCCCAGTCCATGTCCGACGATCCCCTGTCGCGCTGCGCCACCAAGGGTTGCCGGCGCAAGGTGAAGCGGCTGATTTCGTCGTCGTCGTTTCAGCTCAAGGGCGGCGGCTGGTACTCGGAGGGCTACCAGAAAGGCTCCGGGGACGATTCATCCAAGGACAAGAGCGCTGCTTCGCCGGCCAGCTCATCGGCCGGTTCGTCGTCTGACTCTTCGTCCAGCAGCGGTTCCGACAGCAGCCCGGCCAGCGGCTCAAGCAAGGGGTCGGGCAAGAGCTCGAGCAAAACTTCGGCGAAAAAACCCACAAAATAA
- a CDS encoding pyrroline-5-carboxylate reductase produces the protein MAAALLKGLLEPGDDGGVSPESIVVCEPLAARRRVLKRRFGVRVTADLAQLAEAAQTVVLAVKPQVMEEVLSGLSPLLGRGKLVISIAAGVRLSRMEKALGPGVRAIRVMPNTPCLLGSGMSVLCAGATARRKDLAVARIMFEAVGEVLVVEEEKLMDAVTGLSGSGPAYVYLFAEALARGGKAAGLDQETALHLACHTLAGAARMLLESGQGPVELRKAVSSPGGTTLAGLAALASGGFSQTVASAVKAATRRSRELAVDKTGRRS, from the coding sequence ATGGCTGCCGCGTTGCTCAAGGGCTTGCTGGAGCCGGGAGATGACGGCGGTGTTTCTCCAGAGTCAATAGTCGTCTGCGAGCCCCTGGCGGCTCGCCGCCGCGTGCTCAAGCGGCGCTTCGGAGTCAGGGTTACGGCTGATCTCGCGCAGCTGGCCGAGGCCGCCCAAACGGTGGTGCTGGCGGTAAAACCGCAGGTCATGGAAGAGGTTCTGTCGGGCCTGTCGCCGTTGCTCGGGCGCGGCAAGCTGGTTATTTCTATCGCGGCCGGTGTACGCCTGTCGCGCATGGAGAAGGCCCTGGGGCCCGGTGTGCGCGCTATTCGGGTCATGCCCAACACCCCCTGCCTGCTGGGTAGCGGCATGTCGGTGCTTTGCGCGGGGGCGACTGCGCGGAGAAAAGACCTCGCGGTGGCCAGGATCATGTTCGAAGCCGTTGGCGAAGTGCTCGTGGTTGAAGAAGAGAAGCTGATGGACGCGGTCACTGGCTTGAGCGGTAGTGGCCCAGCCTATGTTTACCTGTTTGCCGAGGCGCTGGCCCGCGGTGGCAAAGCGGCCGGGCTCGACCAGGAAACCGCTTTGCACCTCGCCTGTCACACCCTGGCTGGCGCCGCCAGGATGTTGCTTGAGAGCGGGCAGGGGCCCGTTGAGTTGCGCAAGGCGGTTTCGTCGCCGGGCGGCACCACGCTGGCCGGCCTTGCCGCTCTTGCCAGCGGGGGTTTCAGCCAGACCGTGGCTTCGGCCGTGAAGGCAGCCACGAGGCGGTCGAGGGAACTCGCCGTTGACAAGACTGGCCGCCGTTCCTAG
- a CDS encoding enoyl-CoA hydratase (Catalyzes the reversible hydration of unsaturated fatty acyl-CoA to beta-hydroxyacyl-CoA): MNSTEELKSSIDGAVGWLKIDRPRSRGAMTRDMWQAFPALLQDLASHEEVRVIVVTGTEGNFVAGADITEFRALRSDPEEARRYDEGSRDTLAALEKLSVPTIAMLGGPCIGGGCLLAFGCDLRIAAQDVPMGIPAGRLGLAYPHHALERLLALLGEATTLDLLLTGRFVQGEEALRMGMLHRCVSSDQLEETTRKIAAQVASNAPLALAYSKQASRRVGRISPDEVKDLVSRCFQSEDYAEGVTAFLEKRRPQFKGR, encoded by the coding sequence GTGAACAGCACCGAAGAACTGAAGAGCTCGATAGACGGTGCCGTTGGCTGGCTCAAAATTGACCGCCCGCGGAGCCGCGGAGCCATGACCCGAGACATGTGGCAGGCGTTTCCCGCTTTGCTGCAGGACCTGGCCTCGCACGAAGAAGTCCGGGTAATCGTGGTGACGGGCACAGAGGGTAACTTTGTTGCCGGGGCTGACATAACCGAGTTCCGCGCCCTGCGTTCAGACCCCGAAGAAGCACGGCGCTACGACGAGGGAAGCCGCGACACGCTCGCGGCGCTCGAGAAGCTCTCGGTCCCCACTATCGCCATGCTGGGCGGGCCCTGCATCGGGGGTGGCTGCCTGTTGGCCTTCGGCTGTGATCTCAGGATAGCCGCGCAGGACGTGCCCATGGGCATCCCGGCCGGCCGCCTCGGCCTGGCCTACCCGCACCACGCCCTCGAACGGCTGCTGGCCCTGCTCGGAGAGGCTACGACGCTGGATCTGCTGCTCACCGGCCGCTTCGTGCAAGGCGAAGAAGCGCTGCGCATGGGAATGCTGCACCGCTGTGTAAGCTCGGACCAGCTCGAAGAAACCACCAGGAAAATCGCTGCCCAGGTAGCATCAAATGCTCCCCTCGCGCTGGCTTACTCAAAACAGGCCTCGCGCAGAGTCGGCCGCATATCTCCCGACGAGGTCAAGGACCTTGTCTCGCGCTGTTTTCAGAGCGAAGACTACGCCGAAGGCGTGACCGCCTTCCTCGAAAAACGCCGCCCCCAGTTCAAGGGCCGCTGA
- the infA gene encoding translation initiation factor IF-1, with the protein MGKDGIEVDGTVKENLPNAFFKVELENGHTVLAHISGKMRKYYIRILPGDAVKVELSPYDLTRGRIIWREKTPPRTPRKRR; encoded by the coding sequence ATGGGTAAAGACGGTATAGAGGTAGACGGGACGGTCAAAGAGAACCTCCCGAACGCATTTTTCAAGGTGGAGCTGGAGAACGGCCACACCGTGCTCGCCCATATTTCGGGTAAGATGCGTAAGTACTATATCCGTATCCTTCCAGGCGACGCCGTTAAGGTGGAGCTGTCGCCCTATGATCTGACCAGGGGTCGGATAATCTGGCGAGAGAAAACGCCCCCCCGCACGCCTCGCAAGCGGCGCTAG
- a CDS encoding cation transporter: MESAPRADMMPFMTSESRYSDKPGALSGRRTGTTGVLSAVLVLNLSVAIAKLLTGTMTASIAILADGYHSLFDSLATVVGILGVTAASRPPDADHHYGHRRYEVVAALVIAGFLVLAAWEVLGAALDRSHGGSVPTASPLAFAVMISTLLVNIAVTRWEHSAGERLNSRVLKADAAHTRSDVYASLAVIGSLAAVRLGYPGLDILVATGIGALIARTAYIIMRDALAVLSDAAPIPSEEIAALFENNRAMGRVHAVRSRSNGSDIYVDLQLYLPDDMSVLRSHHVTEEIEDKIKQSYPAVTDVVVHVEPASLDPTTRRHR, encoded by the coding sequence TTGGAATCTGCCCCTCGCGCTGACATGATGCCCTTCATGACCTCCGAAAGCCGCTACAGCGACAAGCCCGGGGCGCTTTCCGGGAGGCGTACCGGTACCACCGGGGTGCTCTCGGCAGTGTTGGTGCTCAACCTGTCGGTCGCGATTGCCAAGCTGCTGACCGGGACGATGACGGCCAGCATCGCCATCCTGGCCGACGGCTACCACTCCCTGTTCGACAGCCTGGCCACGGTGGTGGGCATACTGGGCGTAACCGCGGCTTCGCGGCCGCCCGACGCGGACCACCACTACGGGCATCGCCGCTACGAGGTAGTGGCGGCATTGGTAATCGCTGGCTTCCTGGTGCTGGCGGCCTGGGAAGTGCTGGGCGCGGCGCTGGACAGGTCACACGGTGGATCTGTCCCAACGGCGAGCCCACTGGCGTTTGCCGTCATGATATCGACCCTGCTCGTCAACATCGCCGTAACCCGCTGGGAACACTCTGCCGGCGAGCGGCTCAACAGCCGGGTGCTCAAGGCCGACGCGGCCCACACGCGCTCGGACGTATACGCATCGCTGGCGGTAATAGGATCGCTGGCCGCCGTACGCCTGGGCTACCCGGGCCTCGACATCCTGGTAGCAACTGGCATCGGTGCCCTGATAGCGCGCACGGCTTACATCATCATGCGCGACGCGCTGGCCGTACTGTCGGACGCGGCTCCCATACCCAGCGAGGAAATAGCCGCCCTGTTCGAGAACAACCGGGCCATGGGCCGCGTGCACGCGGTTCGCTCGCGCAGTAACGGCAGCGACATCTACGTTGACCTGCAGCTCTACCTGCCCGACGACATGAGTGTACTCCGATCGCACCACGTCACCGAGGAAATCGAGGACAAGATAAAACAGAGCTACCCCGCGGTGACAGACGTGGTCGTCCACGTCGAACCGGCCAGCCTCGACCCGACCACGCGCCGACATCGCTGA
- a CDS encoding hydantoinase B/oxoprolinase family protein, translated as MAERFDPVELELFSNRLVAVAEEMGTVLCQAGFSPNIKERRDFSCAIFDAAGGMVSHAAHIPVHLGSTPLSVKAAIEAMTADSGDVLAGDIMLLNDPYSGGTHLPDLTVVAPVFLAGHDKSSRAGRTRRPFAWLAARAHHADVGGHAPGSMALCTDIHQEGFRMPPVHLYRGGRVVRETMELFLANTRVPAERMGDLDAQVAALRSGDQRLSELAARFGPGRITRAMKELQDYSQRLVEAMIKELPTGEFNARDSLDNDGIDPEPLRLSVTLRRRGKRLEIDLRGCAPQCRGPLNANLAVTTSAVFYVVACLAGSRVPANRGMMEPVDILTTPGTLVDCRFPAAVAGGNVETSQRIVDLLLRALARALPGRVPAASSGTMNNLTLGGWDVHRDRHFAYYETVAGGAGAGPSGPGCHALHTHMTNTLNTPVELLESYYPLRVIRYGLRRRSGGAGKHRGGDGIDREIEVLVPATLTLLADRRQEGPWGLAGGKPGLPGRDTVSSCGRTKAIASKTELQLAAGDRVRVQTPGGGGWGRVRRKVAGKKKRG; from the coding sequence GTGGCTGAACGCTTCGATCCAGTCGAGCTCGAGCTCTTCAGCAACCGCCTGGTCGCGGTGGCCGAAGAAATGGGCACCGTGCTCTGCCAGGCCGGCTTCTCGCCCAACATCAAGGAGCGTCGCGATTTTTCCTGCGCGATTTTTGACGCGGCTGGCGGCATGGTGTCGCACGCTGCGCACATACCGGTGCACCTCGGCTCGACACCCTTGTCGGTCAAGGCAGCCATCGAGGCCATGACGGCTGACAGCGGAGACGTTCTCGCCGGCGACATCATGCTGCTCAACGACCCCTACTCGGGCGGTACCCACCTGCCCGACCTCACCGTGGTGGCACCGGTCTTCCTAGCCGGCCACGACAAGTCGAGCAGGGCCGGGCGCACTCGCCGACCCTTTGCCTGGCTGGCGGCCCGCGCCCATCACGCCGACGTGGGAGGCCACGCACCCGGTTCGATGGCGCTGTGCACCGACATCCACCAGGAGGGATTCCGCATGCCGCCGGTTCACCTCTACCGGGGTGGCCGCGTGGTACGCGAAACGATGGAGCTGTTCCTGGCCAACACCCGCGTGCCCGCCGAGAGGATGGGCGACCTCGACGCCCAGGTCGCGGCCCTGCGCAGCGGCGATCAGCGTCTGTCCGAACTGGCGGCTCGCTTCGGCCCTGGGCGTATCACGCGCGCCATGAAGGAGCTCCAGGATTACTCGCAGCGCCTGGTCGAAGCCATGATCAAGGAGCTGCCCACCGGCGAGTTTAACGCCCGCGACTCCCTCGATAACGATGGTATTGACCCGGAGCCACTGCGACTTTCGGTCACGCTACGGCGGCGGGGCAAACGCCTGGAGATCGACCTGCGAGGCTGCGCCCCTCAATGCCGGGGCCCGCTCAACGCCAACCTCGCGGTGACCACGTCGGCGGTCTTTTATGTCGTGGCGTGCCTCGCCGGCAGCCGGGTACCGGCAAACCGCGGCATGATGGAGCCCGTAGACATACTCACGACGCCGGGCACGCTCGTCGACTGCCGCTTTCCGGCAGCCGTGGCCGGAGGCAACGTCGAAACCTCGCAGCGTATAGTAGACCTGTTGCTGCGGGCCCTGGCCCGAGCACTGCCCGGTCGTGTACCGGCGGCGAGCTCGGGCACGATGAACAACCTGACGCTCGGAGGTTGGGACGTGCACCGTGATCGCCACTTTGCCTACTACGAAACGGTGGCGGGTGGAGCCGGCGCCGGACCGTCGGGTCCGGGCTGCCACGCCCTGCACACCCACATGACCAACACGCTCAACACGCCCGTGGAATTGCTCGAATCCTATTACCCCCTGAGAGTGATCCGCTACGGGCTGCGAAGGCGCTCGGGCGGGGCCGGAAAGCACCGCGGGGGTGACGGAATAGATCGAGAAATAGAGGTCCTGGTGCCAGCCACACTGACACTGCTGGCCGACCGGCGGCAAGAGGGGCCCTGGGGACTGGCGGGCGGAAAGCCCGGTCTACCGGGCCGCGATACGGTGAGCAGCTGCGGCCGAACGAAAGCCATCGCCTCGAAAACCGAGCTGCAACTGGCCGCCGGCGACCGAGTTCGCGTGCAGACCCCCGGCGGCGGTGGCTGGGGGCGGGTGAGACGGAAGGTAGCAGGCAAAAAGAAGCGGGGCTGA
- a CDS encoding TldD/PmbA family protein, producing the protein MSAAGVIETLKQAAASAGGFVELRYHAKTSRGVVVEKGKVESSSSRSVAGLGVRVLENGAWGFASTGSSEPADVKRAIESARAAASSGASLRSEAVADLPEVKLATGDFSQPGVDEIEQRSLEEKVGMARKLEETVRGSSSSVSSATCGYSEIFEEKAIVTTDGAAASFRLVRPELRLQAVAERNGEMSTGFEAIGTTGGWECLFRHGDGEYFAGKAARTAVDLLSAGHPQGGRASVILAPSIVGLLLHEAIGHTVEADFVQAGSVAAGKLGQRVASDLVTLCDSGASELEDGAGGTIPVDDEGVLAGRTVIIRDGILESYLHNRESAARYGVAPTGNARAWEYADEPLIRMRNTYLEPGQTSLEEMIASTRHGYLLDGPRNGQADATGEFMFGVQEAREIKDGKLGALVKGVTVTGIAFDVLSTVDSVSDSFRWDLGSGYCGKGQPAKVDAGGPYIRCKALLGGEQ; encoded by the coding sequence ATGTCCGCCGCTGGAGTAATCGAGACCCTCAAGCAGGCCGCCGCCTCGGCAGGGGGCTTCGTTGAGCTCAGATACCACGCCAAGACCTCCCGCGGGGTGGTCGTAGAAAAAGGCAAAGTCGAAAGCAGCAGCTCGCGCTCGGTTGCCGGGCTGGGCGTGCGCGTGCTTGAGAACGGCGCCTGGGGATTCGCCTCCACCGGAAGTTCAGAACCCGCCGACGTCAAGCGAGCCATCGAGTCGGCGCGGGCCGCCGCGAGCTCGGGCGCCTCGCTGCGAAGCGAGGCGGTAGCCGACCTGCCCGAGGTCAAACTCGCCACCGGTGACTTCAGCCAACCGGGAGTCGACGAGATCGAGCAACGCTCGCTCGAGGAAAAAGTCGGCATGGCCCGCAAGCTCGAAGAAACCGTGCGCGGTTCTTCATCGTCGGTCTCGTCTGCTACCTGCGGCTACTCAGAAATCTTTGAAGAAAAAGCCATCGTCACCACCGACGGAGCCGCTGCGAGTTTTCGCCTGGTGCGACCCGAGCTGCGCCTGCAGGCGGTGGCCGAAAGAAACGGAGAGATGTCGACCGGCTTCGAAGCGATTGGCACTACCGGTGGCTGGGAGTGCCTGTTTCGCCACGGCGACGGCGAGTACTTTGCCGGCAAGGCGGCGCGCACCGCTGTTGACCTGCTGTCGGCCGGGCACCCGCAGGGCGGCCGTGCCTCGGTCATCCTGGCGCCCTCGATAGTGGGGCTGCTGCTGCACGAGGCCATCGGCCACACGGTCGAAGCCGACTTCGTACAAGCAGGATCGGTGGCGGCCGGGAAGCTGGGCCAGCGCGTGGCCAGCGACCTGGTCACGCTGTGCGACAGTGGCGCTTCGGAACTCGAAGACGGCGCCGGCGGCACCATACCCGTGGACGACGAGGGCGTGCTCGCCGGTCGCACGGTCATCATCCGCGACGGCATACTCGAGTCCTACCTCCACAACCGCGAGAGCGCGGCTCGCTACGGTGTCGCGCCCACGGGCAACGCCAGGGCCTGGGAATACGCCGACGAGCCGCTCATAAGAATGCGCAACACCTACCTCGAGCCGGGGCAGACCAGCCTCGAAGAGATGATCGCGAGCACGAGGCACGGCTACCTCCTCGACGGCCCTCGCAACGGCCAGGCCGACGCCACCGGCGAGTTCATGTTCGGCGTGCAGGAAGCGCGCGAGATCAAGGACGGCAAACTCGGGGCGCTGGTCAAGGGAGTCACGGTGACCGGTATCGCCTTCGACGTGCTGTCAACGGTGGACAGCGTGTCGGACAGTTTTCGCTGGGACCTCGGGTCGGGCTACTGCGGCAAGGGGCAACCGGCCAAAGTTGACGCAGGCGGACCCTACATCAGATGCAAGGCACTGCTCGGGGGCGAGCAGTGA